In Euzebyales bacterium, one genomic interval encodes:
- the typA gene encoding translational GTPase TypA: MPERSDLRNVAIVAHVDHGKTTLVDAMLWQSGAFRANADIADRVLDSMDLEREKGITILAKHTAVAYGGVTINIVDTPGHADFGGEVERGLAMVDGVLLLVDASEGPLPQTRFVLRKALEAGLPIILVVNKVDRPDARVATVVDEVYELFLDLDATESQIDFPIVYCIARDGRASLDPDERGADLGPLFELLLSHIPSPTYTDGAPLQAAVTNLDASPYLGRLALCRVHEGVIRRGAPVAWCRLDGGIERVKVTELYVTDALDRVAAEEARAGDIIAIAGLADVTIGETLADPDDPRPLPALTVDEPSLSITIGTNTSPLAGRDGDKVTARLLKARLDAELVGNVSLRVLPTDRPDTWEVQGRGELALAVLVELMRREGYELTVGTPQVVTRQIDGRIHEPMERVSIDVPEEYLGVVTQLFGLRRARMEHMVNHGTGWVRMEYRIPARGLIGIRTEFLTETRGTGVLHHVFEGLEPWHGDLRTRPTGSLVADRAGIATSNALFNLQQRGTLFIGPGVEVYEGMVVGENARAEDMDVNPTKSKKLTNVRAAAADEFVRLVPPRPLSLEQALEFCRVDECVEVTPGAVRLRKVVLDQAGRRRAAARAAVAGQTGSSVAPR, from the coding sequence ATGCCCGAACGCTCTGATCTGCGCAACGTCGCCATCGTGGCGCACGTCGACCACGGCAAGACCACGCTGGTCGATGCGATGCTGTGGCAGTCCGGTGCGTTCCGCGCCAACGCCGACATCGCCGACCGGGTCCTCGACTCGATGGATCTGGAGCGCGAGAAGGGCATCACGATCCTCGCCAAGCACACCGCGGTGGCGTACGGCGGCGTGACGATCAACATCGTGGACACGCCCGGCCACGCCGACTTCGGTGGCGAGGTCGAGCGTGGCCTCGCGATGGTCGACGGGGTGCTGCTGCTGGTCGACGCGTCGGAGGGTCCGCTGCCGCAGACGCGGTTCGTGCTGCGCAAGGCACTCGAGGCGGGTCTGCCGATCATCCTGGTCGTCAACAAGGTCGACCGGCCCGACGCCCGGGTGGCCACCGTCGTCGACGAGGTCTACGAACTGTTCCTCGACCTCGACGCCACCGAGTCGCAGATCGACTTCCCGATCGTCTACTGCATCGCGCGCGACGGCCGGGCGAGCCTCGACCCCGACGAGCGCGGCGCGGACCTCGGGCCACTGTTCGAGCTGCTGCTCTCCCACATCCCATCGCCCACCTACACTGACGGCGCGCCGTTGCAGGCGGCGGTGACCAACCTCGATGCGTCCCCCTACCTGGGCCGGCTGGCGCTGTGCCGCGTGCACGAGGGCGTCATCCGACGCGGGGCGCCGGTCGCGTGGTGTCGCCTGGATGGCGGCATCGAGCGTGTCAAGGTCACTGAGCTGTACGTCACCGACGCGCTCGACCGTGTGGCGGCCGAGGAGGCGCGGGCAGGCGACATCATCGCGATCGCCGGACTCGCTGATGTCACGATCGGTGAGACGCTCGCCGACCCCGACGACCCCCGGCCACTGCCGGCGCTGACCGTCGACGAGCCCAGCCTGTCGATAACGATCGGCACCAACACGTCGCCGCTCGCGGGACGCGACGGCGACAAGGTGACGGCGCGGCTGCTCAAGGCCCGTCTGGACGCGGAGCTCGTCGGCAACGTGTCGCTGCGCGTGCTGCCGACCGACCGGCCCGACACGTGGGAGGTGCAGGGTCGCGGCGAGCTCGCGCTGGCAGTGCTCGTCGAGCTGATGCGCCGCGAGGGCTACGAGCTCACCGTCGGAACCCCGCAGGTGGTCACCCGCCAGATCGACGGCCGCATCCACGAGCCGATGGAGCGGGTCTCGATCGACGTGCCCGAGGAGTACCTGGGGGTGGTCACCCAGCTCTTCGGGCTGCGCAGGGCGCGGATGGAGCACATGGTCAACCACGGCACCGGCTGGGTGCGGATGGAGTACCGGATCCCTGCACGCGGGCTCATCGGCATCCGTACGGAGTTCCTGACCGAGACGCGCGGCACGGGCGTCCTGCACCACGTGTTCGAGGGCCTCGAGCCGTGGCACGGCGACCTGCGGACGCGTCCGACCGGGAGCCTCGTCGCCGACCGCGCCGGGATCGCCACCTCGAACGCGCTGTTCAACCTGCAGCAGCGCGGCACGCTGTTCATCGGTCCGGGCGTCGAGGTGTACGAGGGGATGGTCGTCGGCGAGAATGCGCGCGCCGAGGACATGGACGTCAATCCGACCAAGTCGAAGAAGCTGACGAACGTGCGCGCGGCTGCTGCCGACGAGTTCGTGCGGCTGGTCCCGCCCCGCCCGCTGTCGCTCGAGCAGGCGCTCGAGTTCTGTCGCGTCGACGAGTGCGTCGAGGTCACGCCCGGCGCGGTCCGCCTCCGCAAGGTCGTCCTCGACCAGGCCGGCCGGCGCCGCGCGGCGGCCCGCGCCGCCGTCGCGGGTCAGACCGGATCGTCGGTCGCGCCGCGGTAG
- a CDS encoding betaine/proline/choline family ABC transporter ATP-binding protein (Members of the family are the ATP-binding subunit of ABC transporters for substrates such as betaine, L-proline or other amino acids, choline, carnitine, etc. The substrate specificity is best determined from the substrate-binding subunit, rather than this subunit, as it interacts with the permease subunit and not with substrate directly.): protein MTAATPRTAETMIRLDELTKRYPGQETPAVDAIDLDIPEGEIVILVGPSGCGKTTTLEMINRLIEPTSGRIFLEGDDVTHVNADHLRRRMGYVIQQIGLFPHQTIAQNIATVPKMLDWDDARIGDRVDELLDLVGLDPETYRDRYPKEMSGGQRQRVGVARAMAADPPVMLMDEPFGATDPITRERLQNEFLRIQEDIRKTIVFVTHDIDEAIKMGDRIAILREGSHIAQYDTPEHILSDPASEFVEQFLGSGIVLKRLNLTRIADLDISWAHWPTLTADADVTDARKALQDAGRGHLLLLDDQRRPQRWVSVRDLEHHDSLRDAGTQVEATVDELATLNDALQEMLVSDHGVAVVVDRDGTYAGTLDLDTITAAIHQMRDEALERDAKDVHTGADTP from the coding sequence GTGACCGCCGCGACGCCACGGACCGCCGAGACGATGATCCGACTCGACGAGCTGACCAAGCGCTACCCCGGTCAGGAGACGCCCGCGGTCGACGCGATCGATCTCGACATCCCGGAGGGCGAGATCGTCATCCTGGTCGGGCCGTCCGGCTGCGGCAAGACCACGACGCTCGAGATGATCAACCGCCTGATCGAGCCGACCTCGGGGCGCATCTTCCTCGAGGGCGACGACGTCACCCACGTCAACGCCGACCACCTGCGGCGTCGCATGGGGTACGTGATCCAGCAGATAGGCCTCTTCCCGCACCAGACGATCGCACAGAACATCGCCACGGTGCCGAAGATGCTCGACTGGGACGACGCGCGCATCGGCGACCGCGTCGACGAACTGCTCGACCTCGTCGGGCTCGATCCGGAGACCTACCGCGACCGCTACCCGAAGGAGATGTCCGGCGGGCAGCGGCAGCGCGTCGGGGTGGCGCGCGCAATGGCCGCGGACCCGCCGGTCATGCTCATGGACGAGCCCTTCGGAGCGACCGACCCCATCACGCGCGAGCGGTTGCAGAACGAGTTCCTGCGGATCCAGGAGGACATCCGCAAGACGATCGTGTTCGTCACGCACGACATCGACGAGGCGATCAAGATGGGCGACCGCATCGCGATCCTACGGGAGGGCTCCCACATCGCGCAGTACGACACGCCCGAGCACATCCTGTCCGATCCAGCGAGTGAGTTCGTCGAGCAGTTCCTCGGCTCGGGAATCGTGCTCAAGCGGCTGAATCTCACCCGCATCGCCGATCTCGACATCTCGTGGGCCCACTGGCCCACGCTGACGGCCGACGCCGACGTCACCGACGCCCGCAAGGCCCTGCAGGACGCGGGCCGCGGACATCTGCTGCTCCTGGACGACCAGCGCCGTCCACAGCGCTGGGTCAGCGTCCGTGACCTCGAGCACCACGACAGCCTCCGCGACGCCGGCACGCAGGTGGAGGCCACCGTCGACGAGCTCGCCACGCTCAACGACGCCCTGCAGGAGATGCTGGTCAGCGACCACGGCGTCGCGGTGGTGGTCGACCGGGACGGCACGTACGCCGGCACGCTGGACCTCGACACGATCACGGCGGCGATCCACCAGATGCGCGACGAGGCGTTGGAGCGGGACGCCAAGGACGTGCACACCGGGGCGGACACGCCGTGA
- a CDS encoding ABC transporter permease encodes MTAVATGQADARVAGRERHLLRLSRYVGVPLAVTVACGAMYLYVQSRELDSIEGRLINAPNIRRFAVEQLTISLWATLFILLIAVPLGVALTRPWARRITPYAVAIANIGQGTPAVGLVFLVFVLRISRVPTRATIIAMVIYAVLPVLRGTMVGLQQVDRGVIKAARGMGMSKAAVLLKVELPLSVPILLTGVRTTLVLTVATSVLGAFVGAGTFGALIVGGFAQTRMLAVAVGSVGAASMAIMADWLGGIAEDFLRPRGL; translated from the coding sequence GTGACGGCGGTCGCGACAGGCCAGGCCGACGCGCGCGTTGCCGGACGGGAACGGCACCTGCTACGCCTGTCGCGCTATGTGGGCGTGCCGCTCGCCGTCACCGTGGCGTGTGGCGCGATGTACCTGTATGTGCAGAGCCGCGAGCTCGACTCGATCGAGGGCCGTCTGATCAACGCGCCGAACATCCGCCGCTTTGCGGTCGAGCAACTGACGATCTCCCTGTGGGCAACGCTGTTCATCCTGCTGATCGCGGTGCCGCTGGGCGTCGCGCTCACGCGTCCATGGGCACGACGGATCACCCCGTACGCGGTCGCGATCGCCAACATCGGGCAGGGCACGCCCGCGGTCGGGCTCGTGTTCCTGGTCTTCGTCCTGCGCATCTCGCGGGTTCCGACGCGGGCCACCATCATCGCCATGGTGATCTACGCCGTGTTGCCGGTGCTGCGAGGCACCATGGTCGGGCTGCAGCAGGTCGACCGCGGCGTGATCAAGGCCGCGCGGGGCATGGGCATGAGCAAGGCGGCCGTGCTGCTGAAGGTCGAGCTCCCGCTGTCTGTACCGATCCTGCTGACCGGCGTACGGACCACGCTCGTGCTCACGGTGGCGACATCCGTGCTGGGCGCGTTCGTCGGTGCCGGTACGTTCGGCGCGCTCATTGTCGGCGGGTTCGCCCAGACCCGCATGCTCGCCGTCGCCGTCGGCAGCGTCGGCGCTGCCAGCATGGCCATCATGGCGGACTGGCTCGGTGGCATCGCCGAGGACTTCCTGCGCCCAAGGGGACTGTGA
- a CDS encoding FGGY family carbohydrate kinase, protein MRVLGIDLGTGSTKAAVVDDRGHVRGLGVAQHHIDRPEAGAAEIAPDAWLASASAATRDAMAAAGGGPVTAVGLSGQMHGVVCTDAAGLAVRPALLWPDVRASGACARYDRLPVAQRRALGNPVVPGMFGPMLAMALDADDGLRDRTRWALSPKDWLRLVLTGEAATEPSDASATLVWDVMSDTWSGAVLDALGIPGDLLPPVVASDDVAGRLTDDGARLLGLRDPVPVAAGGADTACALHGNVLPTGHVQLSVGTGAQIVVPVDLPAPVADPVTHRYRRAERSGWYAMAAIQNAGLALEWVCDVLRADWDEMHTALDTAPVGADGVTFHAYLTGERTPLNDATVRGAWQGLAANHDRATLLRSALEGVAFALRDGVDALLADDVPLGPVHLVGGGSLDPRWRHLLATVLGRPLHVRDQPHASVLGAARLAAAATGVGIDLPDPRTVAVVQPDDRTAAALYRAWSAWRGRRPGR, encoded by the coding sequence ATGCGCGTGCTGGGCATCGACCTCGGGACGGGATCGACGAAGGCGGCGGTCGTCGACGACCGCGGGCACGTACGCGGCCTCGGGGTGGCGCAGCACCACATCGACCGCCCCGAGGCCGGAGCCGCCGAGATCGCACCCGACGCGTGGCTCGCATCGGCGTCCGCCGCCACCCGCGACGCCATGGCCGCGGCGGGCGGCGGCCCGGTCACCGCCGTCGGACTGTCCGGCCAGATGCACGGCGTGGTGTGCACGGACGCTGCGGGCCTCGCCGTACGACCCGCGTTATTGTGGCCGGACGTCCGCGCGTCCGGCGCGTGCGCGCGGTACGACCGCCTCCCGGTGGCGCAGCGGCGGGCGCTGGGCAACCCCGTCGTCCCCGGCATGTTCGGTCCGATGCTGGCGATGGCGCTCGACGCTGACGACGGGCTGCGTGACCGCACGCGCTGGGCGCTGTCACCCAAGGACTGGTTGCGGCTGGTCCTGACCGGCGAAGCGGCGACCGAGCCCTCCGACGCGTCCGCCACACTGGTGTGGGATGTGATGTCCGACACCTGGTCCGGTGCCGTGCTCGATGCGCTGGGCATCCCTGGCGACCTGCTGCCGCCGGTCGTCGCCTCGGACGACGTCGCCGGCAGGCTGACCGACGACGGCGCGCGACTGCTCGGCCTGCGCGACCCCGTGCCCGTGGCCGCAGGTGGGGCGGACACCGCGTGCGCGCTGCACGGCAACGTCCTGCCAACCGGGCACGTCCAGCTGTCGGTCGGCACCGGCGCGCAGATCGTCGTGCCGGTGGACCTGCCCGCACCGGTCGCGGATCCCGTGACCCACCGCTACCGGCGGGCGGAGCGTTCGGGGTGGTACGCCATGGCTGCGATCCAGAACGCCGGCCTCGCGCTCGAATGGGTGTGCGATGTACTGCGTGCGGACTGGGACGAGATGCACACCGCCCTCGACACGGCGCCGGTGGGCGCGGACGGAGTCACGTTCCACGCCTACCTGACAGGCGAACGTACGCCGCTGAACGACGCCACGGTGCGTGGTGCCTGGCAGGGTCTGGCGGCCAACCACGACCGCGCCACCCTGCTGCGGTCGGCACTGGAGGGCGTGGCCTTCGCACTGCGCGACGGCGTCGACGCGCTGCTCGCCGACGACGTGCCGCTCGGACCTGTGCACCTCGTGGGCGGCGGGTCGCTGGACCCGCGCTGGCGACACCTGCTCGCGACGGTGCTCGGCCGGCCGCTGCACGTGCGCGACCAACCCCATGCGTCGGTGCTGGGTGCGGCGCGTCTGGCAGCCGCGGCGACCGGCGTCGGGATCGACCTGCCCGATCCGAGGACGGTGGCCGTCGTCCAGCCCGACGACCGCACGGCGGCTGCGCTGTACCGCGCATGGTCGGCGTGGCGTGGCCGCCGCCCCGGTCGATGA
- a CDS encoding SH3 domain-containing protein yields the protein MIGGVRHAQVVVAVAVLMSAGCTSGADEASSVATAASDVATTAEPTVGARADDVLSEDDTLTTDGATERSTASAAPRPPLPERDLRGDDAAWFAPRTSLIVFGLGGDLNVRKQPGVVAPIVGYLRPADEIVATGRARRIFDEVWVEVRLPRTKRTGWADRRFLGVVGRAESIGSELPAAERPWVGPDVLDLGLRVLDALGLRQLGDPVISETPVTRRTVAIAFDLREASESRLGYRVRVVATPVEASERQVQLSRVERTYVCARAVTRDGRCR from the coding sequence ATGATCGGCGGTGTGCGCCACGCACAGGTCGTGGTGGCCGTCGCCGTGCTCATGTCGGCTGGGTGTACGTCTGGAGCCGACGAGGCGTCGTCGGTCGCGACGGCGGCCTCGGACGTTGCGACGACCGCCGAACCGACGGTCGGTGCCCGCGCGGACGACGTCCTGAGCGAGGATGACACCCTGACCACCGACGGCGCCACGGAGCGCTCGACGGCGTCGGCCGCGCCGCGGCCGCCCCTCCCGGAACGCGATCTGCGCGGTGACGATGCCGCCTGGTTCGCGCCGCGGACGTCGCTCATCGTGTTCGGGCTCGGTGGCGATCTGAACGTGCGCAAGCAGCCTGGTGTCGTCGCCCCGATCGTCGGCTACCTGCGCCCCGCCGACGAGATCGTCGCAACGGGCCGGGCCCGGCGCATCTTCGACGAGGTGTGGGTCGAGGTCAGACTGCCGCGCACCAAGAGGACCGGATGGGCCGACCGCCGCTTCCTCGGCGTGGTCGGGCGCGCCGAGAGCATCGGTTCGGAACTGCCGGCCGCCGAGCGGCCATGGGTTGGTCCCGATGTCCTGGATCTCGGTCTCCGGGTGCTCGACGCGCTCGGGCTGCGCCAACTCGGCGATCCCGTGATCTCGGAGACACCGGTCACGCGCAGGACGGTCGCGATCGCGTTCGATCTCCGCGAGGCCAGCGAGTCGCGACTCGGGTACCGCGTCCGTGTGGTCGCGACACCGGTCGAAGCGTCGGAGCGACAGGTCCAGCTCAGCCGCGTCGAGCGCACCTACGTCTGCGCGCGTGCCGTCACCCGCGACGGTCGCTGCCGCTGA
- a CDS encoding YihY/virulence factor BrkB family protein encodes MLGYAALAVWRFRRQLIERSPERLRVPLELTLRTIEDAFHDRVPGLAAEVAFFVLLSLPPLLLLALGTVGYIGEAVPGFAQETANRILGLAGLVLTDETVELLRPVVEGVLTEGRGDLASLGVILTLYSASRALRVIVVALTIAYDLPEQRRSWQHRVWGLGLTIVAVVLGVVAIPLLVLGPGFGRVIGTYVVAGETIIDLVWRVAYWPFAAVAATALLAALYHVAAPWTTPWRRDVPGAVLAMVLWLAGSAALRLYTSGSLISNPLFAPLAGPLVLLLWLYVSAFAVLLGAEFNAEIEKMWPTTGGPSV; translated from the coding sequence GTGCTGGGCTACGCTGCGCTCGCCGTGTGGCGCTTCAGACGACAGCTCATCGAGCGCAGCCCCGAACGCCTGCGCGTCCCGCTCGAACTGACCCTGCGGACCATCGAGGACGCGTTTCACGACCGCGTGCCGGGACTCGCCGCCGAGGTCGCCTTCTTCGTGCTGCTGTCGTTGCCGCCGCTGCTGCTGCTGGCGCTCGGCACGGTCGGGTACATCGGCGAGGCGGTGCCCGGCTTTGCCCAGGAGACCGCCAATCGGATCCTGGGGCTGGCGGGCCTGGTGCTGACCGACGAGACCGTCGAGTTGCTGCGGCCGGTGGTCGAGGGCGTGTTGACCGAGGGGCGCGGCGACCTGGCGTCGCTCGGCGTGATTCTGACCCTGTACTCGGCCTCACGCGCCCTGCGCGTGATCGTCGTCGCGCTGACGATCGCCTACGACCTACCGGAGCAGCGGCGCTCGTGGCAGCACCGGGTCTGGGGGCTGGGACTGACCATCGTCGCGGTCGTTCTGGGCGTGGTGGCCATCCCGCTGCTGGTGCTCGGCCCCGGGTTCGGGCGCGTCATCGGCACGTACGTCGTCGCGGGTGAGACCATCATCGACCTGGTGTGGCGCGTCGCCTACTGGCCGTTCGCGGCGGTGGCGGCGACGGCCCTGCTCGCCGCGCTGTACCACGTTGCCGCGCCGTGGACGACGCCCTGGCGGCGCGACGTCCCCGGCGCGGTGCTGGCGATGGTGCTGTGGCTCGCCGGCAGCGCCGCGTTGCGCCTGTACACCTCGGGATCGCTGATCTCGAACCCGCTGTTCGCCCCGCTGGCCGGCCCGCTCGTGCTGCTGCTGTGGCTGTACGTGTCGGCGTTCGCCGTGCTGCTGGGCGCCGAGTTCAACGCCGAGATCGAGAAGATGTGGCCCACGACGGGCGGTCCATCCGTCTAG
- a CDS encoding glycine betaine ABC transporter substrate-binding protein, whose product MHRVVTTTRWLALALTLVLALAACGGDDAESADSAGDSEAAAGGSEGGGGELISDNFDLSGTTVRFGSKDFTEQLVLGQIARQALEAAGAEVRLTEDLPSPAGPRDAILAGELDAAWEYTGTAWINYLGNAEPIDDPMEQWQSVKDQDAEQNDIFWTEPAPFDDTYGIATNQQFAQENDLATLQDVADLVESNPDEATLCLDPTFESRDDGLPRFEETYGVDWPDDQLTVQDFGVIYDSTAQGNPCNFGEVFTTDGRIAGLDLALMEDTDNAFISYLSAVMMPTSFNEENPDLAELFPTVTAPLDEARMTELNAAVDVDGEFPEDVATQYLQDEGFIE is encoded by the coding sequence ATGCATCGGGTAGTCACGACGACGCGCTGGCTCGCGCTCGCGCTGACCCTCGTCCTCGCACTCGCCGCATGCGGCGGGGACGACGCCGAGTCCGCGGACAGCGCCGGCGACAGCGAGGCCGCGGCCGGCGGTTCCGAGGGCGGTGGCGGCGAGCTCATCAGCGACAACTTCGATCTGTCCGGTACGACCGTGCGGTTCGGCTCGAAGGACTTCACCGAGCAACTGGTGCTCGGCCAGATCGCGCGCCAGGCGCTGGAGGCCGCCGGGGCCGAGGTCCGGCTGACCGAGGACCTGCCCAGCCCGGCCGGTCCACGTGACGCGATCCTGGCCGGCGAGCTCGACGCGGCATGGGAGTACACCGGGACCGCCTGGATCAACTACCTCGGCAACGCCGAGCCCATCGACGATCCGATGGAGCAGTGGCAGTCGGTCAAGGACCAGGACGCCGAGCAGAACGACATCTTCTGGACCGAGCCGGCACCGTTCGACGACACGTACGGCATCGCGACCAACCAGCAGTTCGCGCAGGAGAACGACCTCGCCACGTTGCAGGACGTTGCGGACCTCGTCGAGAGCAACCCGGACGAGGCGACGCTGTGCCTCGACCCGACGTTCGAGTCACGTGACGACGGACTGCCGCGCTTCGAGGAGACCTACGGGGTCGACTGGCCGGACGACCAGCTCACCGTGCAGGACTTCGGCGTCATCTACGACTCGACGGCACAGGGCAACCCGTGCAACTTCGGTGAGGTCTTCACCACGGACGGCCGCATCGCCGGGCTGGACCTGGCGTTGATGGAGGACACCGACAACGCGTTCATCAGCTACCTGTCCGCGGTGATGATGCCGACGTCGTTCAACGAGGAGAACCCCGACCTGGCCGAGCTGTTCCCGACGGTCACCGCACCGCTGGACGAGGCGCGGATGACCGAGCTCAACGCCGCGGTCGACGTCGACGGTGAGTTCCCCGAGGACGTCGCCACCCAGTACCTCCAGGACGAGGGGTTCATCGAGTAG
- a CDS encoding ABC transporter permease, translating into MSVTDYLARRWDTVLELTIEHFIAVVMAVGIATLLGVLLAVLVYRSDRAVTLLLVATSTLFTVPALAYFGALLAIVGLGWTPAITVLVIYALLPIVRNTVTGLREVDPAIVRAATGMGMGRWNRLLRIELPLAYPVILSGVRVSTVLIVGIAAIGAWISGPGLGAELFSGIGAFPSVRARPQIIVGTVGIVLVALVLDALLALLTRLTTPRGLQ; encoded by the coding sequence GTGAGCGTCACCGACTACCTCGCCCGACGGTGGGACACCGTGCTCGAGCTCACGATCGAGCACTTCATCGCCGTGGTCATGGCGGTGGGCATTGCGACCCTGCTGGGCGTGCTGCTGGCCGTGCTCGTGTACCGCAGCGACCGAGCGGTCACCCTGCTCCTCGTCGCGACCAGCACCCTGTTCACGGTGCCGGCGCTGGCGTACTTCGGGGCCCTGCTCGCGATCGTCGGGCTCGGCTGGACGCCGGCGATCACGGTGCTCGTCATCTACGCGCTGCTGCCGATCGTGCGCAACACGGTGACCGGGCTGCGCGAGGTCGACCCCGCGATCGTGCGGGCCGCGACCGGCATGGGCATGGGGCGCTGGAACCGCCTGTTGCGCATCGAGCTGCCGCTGGCCTACCCCGTGATCCTGTCCGGGGTGCGGGTGTCGACCGTGCTCATCGTCGGCATCGCGGCCATCGGCGCCTGGATCAGCGGGCCCGGGCTGGGCGCGGAGCTGTTCAGTGGGATCGGGGCGTTCCCGTCCGTGCGTGCGCGGCCGCAGATCATCGTCGGGACCGTCGGCATCGTGCTCGTCGCGCTGGTCCTCGACGCGCTCCTTGCGCTGCTCACACGGCTGACGACACCGAGGGGACTGCAGTGA
- a CDS encoding alpha/beta hydrolase, whose protein sequence is MTVAAGVLDWMRRVRTGRADPRDLARGPVARPPPVRSAVHQTPVRAPGRLLAIRVMAQFAIASIVFGLVFLVLPLGVRDALIYFPSKTVPPPAEVGLAGAEDLTVVTRDGLRLRAWYVPAAGEPVGAVLVLHGNAGHRAHRAPLAAALRERGLATLLLDYRGFGGNPGSPSQDGLLADSEAAAVALERRSGLDRARIVYFGESIGTAPAAWLAAHRPPAAVVLRSPFPSLTDVARRRFPWLPVGWLLRDHYPLASWIAGYDGPLLAIAGSRDDLIPVRYSRRAVDAAGGEGRLVVVEGAGHNDPALLDGDEMLEAISGFLRDDAGLAVRDPAS, encoded by the coding sequence ATGACGGTGGCGGCTGGCGTGCTCGACTGGATGCGGCGGGTCCGCACGGGGCGTGCGGACCCGCGTGACCTGGCGCGCGGACCGGTGGCGCGCCCGCCACCGGTGCGGTCGGCCGTGCACCAGACGCCGGTGCGCGCGCCCGGGCGGCTGCTGGCGATCCGCGTGATGGCCCAGTTCGCCATCGCATCCATCGTCTTCGGCCTGGTGTTCCTCGTGCTCCCGCTGGGTGTGCGGGACGCCCTGATCTACTTCCCGTCGAAGACGGTGCCGCCTCCGGCCGAGGTCGGCCTGGCGGGTGCGGAGGACCTGACGGTGGTCACGCGCGACGGGCTGCGGCTGCGCGCGTGGTACGTGCCGGCTGCCGGAGAACCGGTGGGCGCTGTGCTTGTGCTGCACGGCAACGCCGGCCACCGGGCGCATCGCGCACCGCTCGCGGCCGCGCTGCGCGAACGCGGGCTCGCCACACTGCTGCTCGACTACCGCGGCTTCGGCGGCAACCCCGGTTCGCCGTCGCAGGACGGCCTGCTGGCCGACAGCGAGGCGGCCGCCGTCGCCCTCGAACGTCGCAGCGGCCTCGATCGCGCACGCATCGTCTACTTCGGGGAGTCGATCGGCACGGCGCCCGCGGCCTGGCTCGCCGCCCACCGCCCGCCGGCGGCCGTGGTCCTGCGCTCGCCGTTCCCGAGCCTGACCGACGTCGCGCGCCGTCGGTTCCCGTGGCTGCCGGTCGGGTGGCTGCTGCGTGACCACTACCCGCTCGCGTCGTGGATCGCCGGCTACGACGGTCCGTTGCTGGCGATCGCAGGCAGCAGGGACGATCTGATCCCCGTCCGGTACAGCCGACGGGCCGTCGACGCCGCAGGTGGCGAGGGCCGGCTGGTCGTGGTCGAGGGCGCCGGGCACAACGACCCGGCGCTGCTGGACGGAGACGAGATGCTGGAAGCGATCTCCGGGTTCCTCCGCGACGACGCCGGACTGGCTGTCCGGGACCCCGCATCGTGA